From Pontibacter actiniarum, a single genomic window includes:
- a CDS encoding dipeptidyl-peptidase 3 family protein, with protein sequence MKSHHILLASALAAASFGCSSNTTEGTASTTEAVATDSLQQKLDTYTTVRLTSDLSKLGEKEKQMLPLLIEASDIMNKLFWYEAYGKSDSLLATLDSEAAKQYTKINYGPWDRLNNNEPFIPGVGPKPEGANFYPENMTKEEFEQASLTDKASQYTFLRRDENGKLVTVPYHVQFKEEVQRAADLLRQAAGLAEDPGLKKYLNLRAEALLTDNYQPSDLAWMDMKNNRLDIVIGPIETYEDKLFGYKAAHEAYVLVKDMEWSERLSKYAAFLPELQRGLPVAAKYKKETPGTDSDLNAYDVVYYAGDSNAGSKTIAINLPNDEEVQLKRGTRRLQLKNAMKAKFDKIMEPIAEELIVEDQQQYVTFDAFFANTMFHEVAHGLGIKNTVNNKGTVREALKEHASALEEGKADILGLYMITQLNEKGELEGDLKEYYTTFLAGIFRSVRFGAASAHGKANMVRFNFFKENGAFERDEQTGKYRVNYQKMREAMNKLSEKILTLQGEGDYAGVGTLLNEQGQISPQLQADLDRLSEANIPVDIVFEQGTDVLGLSK encoded by the coding sequence ATGAAATCACATCACATACTACTCGCCTCGGCACTGGCAGCTGCCTCCTTCGGCTGTAGCAGCAACACAACCGAAGGCACAGCAAGCACCACGGAGGCGGTGGCCACAGACAGCCTGCAGCAGAAACTCGACACCTACACAACCGTCCGCCTGACGTCTGACCTGAGCAAGCTGGGCGAGAAGGAAAAGCAGATGCTCCCGTTGCTGATCGAAGCGTCTGACATTATGAACAAGCTGTTCTGGTATGAAGCCTACGGTAAAAGCGATTCGCTATTGGCGACCCTGGACAGTGAGGCAGCCAAGCAATATACCAAGATTAACTACGGCCCCTGGGACCGCCTGAATAACAACGAACCCTTTATACCCGGTGTCGGGCCAAAGCCGGAGGGCGCCAACTTCTACCCGGAAAACATGACGAAGGAGGAATTTGAACAGGCGAGCCTGACGGATAAGGCCAGCCAGTACACCTTCCTGCGCCGCGACGAGAACGGTAAGCTGGTTACAGTGCCGTATCATGTGCAGTTTAAGGAGGAGGTGCAGCGCGCGGCCGACCTGCTGCGGCAGGCGGCAGGGCTGGCCGAGGATCCGGGCCTGAAAAAGTACCTGAACCTTCGTGCCGAAGCACTCCTGACGGACAACTACCAGCCGTCTGACCTTGCCTGGATGGACATGAAAAACAACAGGCTGGACATTGTTATTGGGCCAATCGAAACTTACGAGGACAAGCTGTTCGGCTACAAAGCCGCCCACGAGGCCTATGTGCTGGTAAAGGACATGGAGTGGAGCGAGAGGCTGTCGAAGTATGCAGCCTTTCTGCCGGAGCTGCAGCGCGGCCTGCCAGTGGCAGCCAAGTATAAAAAGGAGACCCCCGGCACCGACTCCGACCTGAACGCCTACGACGTGGTGTACTACGCCGGCGACAGCAACGCGGGCAGCAAGACCATTGCCATCAACCTGCCAAACGACGAGGAAGTGCAGCTAAAGAGAGGCACACGCCGCCTGCAACTGAAGAACGCGATGAAGGCCAAGTTCGACAAGATCATGGAGCCGATCGCCGAAGAACTGATCGTGGAAGACCAGCAGCAGTACGTAACATTTGACGCCTTCTTCGCCAACACCATGTTCCACGAGGTGGCGCACGGTTTGGGTATCAAGAACACCGTCAACAACAAAGGCACTGTGCGGGAGGCCCTCAAAGAGCACGCCTCTGCGCTGGAAGAAGGCAAAGCCGACATTCTGGGGCTGTACATGATCACGCAACTGAACGAGAAAGGGGAGCTGGAAGGCGACCTGAAGGAGTATTACACCACGTTCCTGGCCGGTATTTTCCGTTCGGTGCGCTTTGGTGCGGCCAGTGCCCACGGCAAAGCCAACATGGTGCGCTTTAACTTCTTTAAGGAGAACGGTGCCTTTGAGCGCGATGAGCAAACCGGCAAGTACCGTGTAAACTACCAAAAGATGCGCGAGGCCATGAACAAGCTGTCGGAGAAGATCCTGACGCTG